One part of the Neorhodopirellula lusitana genome encodes these proteins:
- a CDS encoding DUF6288 domain-containing protein, translated as MISKNRLKQFAFGLLTCVVVISFHATSASAQRRKSIPDFTQGGETDGSHDWTLGPTGARGWIYAWKHTADARQILITRVAKGSPADGILEAGDVILGIDGKPFDDDARIQFARAVTRAEQEESGGVLKLVRWREGQSVNAEIQIPVMGTYSDTAPYDCEKSAKILELGCEAIANKRMRYVSIPNSLNALVLLASGQPKYQPILADYARKVARYREESFATWHYGYSIMFLAEYVLATGDDSVMPGLKRLALEAAHGQSKVGSWGHRFALADGRVGGYGCMNSPGISLTISMVLAREAGVNDPDLDLAITRSARFLRWYVDKGAIPYGDHAPWPGHEDNGKCSMVAVLFDLLGDRDAASFFSKMSTAAYDERERGHTGNFFNMLWAMPGVSRCGPLATNAYWQEQAWYYDLARGWDVNFPYQGSPVGEEEHGKYADFDSTGAYLLAYALPLKSLYITGKKPSSFPALNQSEVDDVIAAGRGFFETKTKDRFRYKHRSEQELLSGLSSWSPFVRKRSALELGKRKGDFQPALMKLLASEDRYSRYGAIEAFGKIGRTADPVASVAALTTALESEDPCIRILAGEALASIGKPAIAAVPKMLERLAMTDPKNDPRAMEQRFLCFSLFNRRGGLIGTSLEGVDRELLLRAVQVGLQNEDGRARGSLGSVYENLTYEEIKPILPAIHQAIVEPAPSGIMFASEIRLSGVALLAKHRIREGMPLCIQIMEIDKWGKKKRIADCLKTLETYGAAAKPVLPELRQLEQDLLAHRESRMLSPVIYQLRDLIQEIANATDVGELRSIQEKKES; from the coding sequence ATGATTAGCAAGAACCGGCTCAAGCAATTTGCCTTCGGACTTCTCACCTGTGTCGTCGTGATCTCTTTTCACGCGACGTCCGCGTCGGCCCAGCGTCGAAAAAGCATTCCGGATTTTACGCAGGGCGGCGAAACAGACGGTAGCCACGACTGGACGCTTGGCCCCACCGGTGCACGTGGTTGGATCTACGCGTGGAAGCATACTGCGGATGCCCGCCAAATCTTGATCACCAGGGTCGCCAAAGGCTCGCCTGCGGACGGCATTCTCGAAGCCGGTGATGTCATCCTGGGCATTGATGGGAAGCCATTTGATGACGATGCAAGGATCCAGTTCGCCCGCGCCGTGACGCGAGCAGAGCAGGAAGAATCAGGTGGCGTCCTGAAACTCGTCCGCTGGCGTGAAGGACAATCGGTGAATGCCGAGATCCAAATCCCGGTGATGGGAACCTACAGCGATACCGCGCCATACGACTGTGAGAAGTCGGCAAAGATCTTGGAACTTGGTTGCGAGGCGATCGCCAACAAAAGAATGAGATACGTCTCGATTCCCAACAGCCTCAACGCTCTTGTTTTACTTGCTAGCGGTCAGCCCAAATACCAGCCCATCCTTGCCGACTATGCTCGGAAGGTCGCCCGATACCGGGAAGAGTCTTTTGCGACTTGGCACTACGGTTACTCGATCATGTTTCTTGCAGAGTATGTTCTTGCGACCGGCGACGACTCTGTCATGCCCGGCCTAAAGCGCTTGGCTCTAGAGGCGGCTCATGGTCAGAGTAAGGTCGGTTCGTGGGGCCATCGATTCGCATTGGCGGATGGCCGCGTTGGCGGATACGGTTGCATGAATTCACCGGGTATCTCTCTAACGATCTCCATGGTGCTGGCGCGTGAGGCTGGCGTGAACGACCCGGACTTGGATCTCGCGATCACCCGGTCAGCACGATTCTTGAGGTGGTATGTCGACAAGGGTGCCATCCCCTATGGTGATCACGCGCCATGGCCCGGTCACGAAGACAACGGCAAGTGCTCGATGGTAGCCGTGCTCTTCGACTTGTTGGGCGATCGCGATGCGGCGAGTTTCTTTTCCAAGATGAGCACCGCTGCTTACGACGAGCGAGAAAGAGGACACACAGGGAATTTCTTCAACATGCTGTGGGCCATGCCAGGCGTTTCCCGCTGTGGCCCGCTGGCCACCAACGCCTACTGGCAAGAACAGGCATGGTACTACGATCTGGCTCGCGGATGGGACGTTAACTTTCCCTACCAAGGCTCGCCCGTCGGCGAGGAAGAGCACGGCAAGTACGCTGACTTCGATAGCACCGGTGCCTACCTGTTGGCCTATGCCTTGCCACTAAAGAGTCTTTACATCACCGGTAAAAAACCGAGTTCGTTCCCGGCTCTCAATCAGTCGGAGGTGGATGACGTGATTGCAGCGGGACGGGGATTTTTTGAAACCAAAACCAAGGATCGCTTCCGATACAAGCATCGCAGCGAGCAGGAATTGCTCAGCGGGTTATCGAGTTGGTCCCCCTTCGTTCGCAAACGCTCAGCCCTGGAACTAGGGAAACGCAAAGGAGATTTCCAACCAGCCCTCATGAAACTGCTTGCATCGGAGGATCGTTACTCACGCTACGGAGCCATTGAAGCGTTCGGGAAAATTGGCCGAACTGCCGATCCTGTTGCCAGCGTAGCTGCCCTCACGACGGCACTGGAGTCAGAGGATCCGTGCATACGAATCCTTGCCGGAGAAGCCCTCGCCAGCATTGGCAAACCGGCGATAGCGGCCGTTCCAAAGATGCTGGAACGACTTGCAATGACTGACCCCAAGAACGACCCCAGGGCGATGGAGCAACGCTTCCTGTGTTTCAGCCTTTTCAACCGTCGTGGTGGCCTGATCGGCACGTCGCTTGAGGGCGTCGATCGTGAACTGCTTTTGCGAGCGGTCCAAGTCGGTCTCCAGAATGAAGACGGACGAGCACGCGGCAGCCTTGGTTCGGTTTACGAGAATCTCACCTACGAGGAAATCAAACCGATCTTGCCAGCCATTCACCAGGCAATTGTCGAGCCCGCGCCGAGCGGGATTATGTTCGCTAGCGAAATTCGGCTGAGCGGCGTCGCGTTGCTGGCCAAGCACCGCATCCGAGAAGGCATGCCACTGTGCATCCAGATCATGGAAATCGACAAGTGGGGCAAGAAGAAACGCATCGCCGATTGCTTAAAGACGCTGGAAACCTACGGTGCGGCTGCCAAGCCGGTCCTGCCCGAACTTCGGCAGCTCGAACAAGATCTGCTTGCTCACCGAGAGTCGCGAATGCTATCTCCCGTCATCTATCAACTTAGAGACCTCATCCAAGAAATCGCTAACGCGACCGATGTGGGCGAACTTCGCAGTATTCAGGAAAAAAAAGAGAGCTAG
- a CDS encoding DUF1559 domain-containing protein: MNNTPINDHHSPRQGFTLVELLVVIAIIGVLVGLLLPAVQAAREAARRMQCSNNMKQLGLALHNYESAYRIFPGPAFSTSNASQVYGFSTQAFLLPYIEQASVEAMIDYSQPLYTGAQNNQVFNPVHENVAMTPLASFRCPTEPQDPISFIDTNTFAGTNYVVCTGSGTDKNYDSRLKTDGMFWRGSKTGFRDMLDGSSNTLVFAESLIGGGATSPEPPPVQALPHYRFMAAYPGGPGSMQGPGLGFNGAPGDNPVLETAVASAASWAGNRCNAWIHGKDADTGFNAYPGPNAKTSDVIKNNWGFLATRSLHTGGVNVAFGDGSVHFITDSIDMKTWRAMSTRNGHEVIEHP, from the coding sequence ATGAATAACACTCCCATCAACGACCACCATTCTCCTCGCCAAGGATTTACCTTGGTCGAGCTACTCGTTGTGATCGCCATCATTGGCGTCTTAGTCGGACTGCTTTTGCCCGCCGTCCAAGCGGCTCGCGAAGCGGCACGACGCATGCAGTGCAGCAACAACATGAAGCAGCTCGGTTTGGCACTCCACAACTACGAGTCTGCGTATCGGATTTTCCCCGGTCCCGCGTTTTCAACGTCCAACGCCAGTCAAGTGTACGGCTTCTCAACACAAGCATTCTTGCTGCCGTACATCGAGCAGGCCAGCGTGGAAGCCATGATTGACTATTCCCAACCGCTCTATACCGGTGCGCAGAACAACCAAGTCTTTAATCCGGTCCATGAGAATGTTGCCATGACTCCACTGGCGAGCTTTCGCTGTCCAACAGAACCTCAAGATCCCATTAGTTTTATCGACACGAATACGTTCGCGGGCACCAACTATGTCGTCTGCACAGGCTCGGGCACCGACAAGAACTACGACTCGCGACTGAAAACCGACGGTATGTTTTGGCGGGGCTCGAAAACGGGATTTCGAGATATGCTCGATGGATCGTCCAACACTCTTGTATTCGCCGAATCACTTATTGGCGGCGGGGCCACCTCGCCAGAGCCACCGCCAGTCCAAGCGTTGCCGCATTACCGCTTCATGGCGGCGTATCCCGGCGGGCCTGGCAGCATGCAGGGACCGGGCCTCGGTTTCAATGGTGCACCAGGTGACAATCCCGTGTTGGAAACAGCCGTTGCCAGTGCCGCATCGTGGGCCGGAAACCGATGCAACGCTTGGATTCACGGGAAGGATGCTGACACAGGCTTCAACGCCTACCCCGGTCCCAATGCCAAGACATCGGATGTCATCAAGAACAACTGGGGTTTCCTGGCAACACGCAGCCTCCACACCGGTGGTGTCAACGTTGCCTTTGGCGATGGCAGCGTTCACTTCATTACCGACAGCATCGACATGAAAACCTGGCGTGCCATGTCAACCCGCAATGGACACGAAGTCATCGAGCACCCATGA
- a CDS encoding SAM-dependent methyltransferase yields MNFILHSSRSVLLLLALAAASLSHSSFVVADNAVSTHFYLVGVGPGDADLMTLRAVNTIQDADVILCRKEHAEILSEYLDGKELHHEFSRMIPFFSRDPSLYSGEDRKRAEDYQEKRAKLVRLVRDAVQAGRTVAVLDYGDPMIYGPRVWMLQEFQDLNPIVVPGLSSFNAANAALGLGITSGGHTKSVTLTAGDWIPADDTIEKLSVHRNTMVLFTMRAEFEHFINQLAINYPPETPIAIVQQAGRADGEKIIHSTIGTAFDEIDADDLPFEYLIYVGDFLKNGERKSPR; encoded by the coding sequence ATGAACTTCATCCTCCACTCTTCTCGTTCCGTTCTCCTCTTGTTGGCACTTGCGGCCGCGAGTCTAAGCCACTCATCGTTTGTCGTTGCAGACAATGCGGTCTCGACGCACTTCTATCTGGTGGGCGTTGGTCCGGGTGACGCAGACCTGATGACGCTACGGGCAGTCAATACAATCCAAGACGCTGACGTGATCCTTTGCCGCAAAGAGCACGCTGAGATCCTTAGCGAATATCTCGATGGCAAAGAGCTTCACCATGAATTCTCTCGGATGATTCCGTTCTTCAGCCGAGATCCCTCGCTGTACAGCGGCGAAGATCGCAAGCGAGCCGAAGACTATCAAGAGAAACGAGCTAAACTCGTACGGCTGGTGCGAGATGCGGTGCAAGCGGGACGAACCGTTGCAGTCCTCGATTACGGCGACCCGATGATCTACGGGCCAAGAGTGTGGATGCTGCAAGAGTTCCAGGACCTAAATCCAATTGTCGTTCCCGGCCTGAGTTCATTCAATGCGGCTAACGCAGCACTTGGTCTGGGTATCACGTCCGGTGGCCACACCAAAAGCGTCACTTTGACCGCTGGCGATTGGATCCCGGCGGACGACACGATCGAAAAACTGTCGGTTCACCGCAACACGATGGTCTTGTTCACGATGCGAGCGGAATTCGAACACTTCATCAACCAACTCGCGATCAACTACCCGCCCGAAACACCGATCGCGATCGTCCAACAAGCGGGTCGTGCCGATGGCGAGAAGATCATTCACAGCACGATCGGCACAGCCTTTGACGAAATCGATGCAGATGACCTACCATTTGAATATCTGATCTACGTCGGCGACTTTCTGAAGAATGGCGAACGGAAATCGCCTCGATAG
- a CDS encoding sulfatase family protein: MTHPTIPTVGILFTAMTAFAIGMDAGPAFAGPPNIVFILADDMGYGEVSAMNPDRCKVPTPAIDRLAAQGMSMTDAHSSSSVCTPTRYSILTGRYNWRTKLQRFVLYGYSPPLIDSNRVTVADLLKDQGYHTAAIGKWHLGMDIPTTDGKAPGKGHNPRNIDWKGSIQNGPTSRGFDYFYGISASLDMTPFIFIENDRFVGEATAIKKYIREGPAEPDFDAVDVLPIVKQKAVQYIKQQTKERPYFAYIALNSPHTPILPSPEWQGKSSVGRYGDFVMQTDAVVGAIVDAIDQSDSAENTIVIFTTDNGCSAMAKIEQLKEKGHYVSGPLRGSKGDLWEGGHRVPFVLRWPAKVEPGTRSDQTIGQWDLMATCADLLGTELPSGAAEDSVSFLPALQGQPIQSTRQGIIHHAIDGHFAYRAGNWKLMLARGSGGLTAPREKAVAADALEAQLYNLATDIGEADNLYLNEPDIASRLLSLLESDIRRGRSTQGADSQNDIEPIRIWKNQK; the protein is encoded by the coding sequence GTGACGCATCCAACGATTCCTACGGTAGGCATCCTTTTCACTGCCATGACTGCATTTGCGATTGGCATGGATGCTGGGCCAGCGTTTGCAGGCCCGCCCAACATCGTGTTCATTCTCGCCGATGACATGGGGTACGGTGAGGTATCGGCAATGAATCCCGATCGTTGCAAGGTTCCCACACCCGCGATCGATCGTTTGGCAGCGCAAGGCATGTCAATGACCGACGCGCACTCATCGTCTTCGGTATGCACACCAACGCGGTACAGCATTCTGACCGGACGCTACAACTGGCGCACCAAGCTTCAACGATTCGTCCTCTACGGATACAGTCCGCCGCTGATCGATTCGAATCGGGTGACTGTGGCCGACCTACTGAAAGACCAAGGTTATCACACCGCAGCGATCGGCAAATGGCATCTGGGAATGGATATCCCTACCACCGATGGCAAGGCACCCGGGAAAGGCCACAACCCCAGGAACATCGATTGGAAAGGCTCGATCCAAAATGGCCCAACATCGAGAGGCTTCGACTACTTCTACGGTATCTCCGCCTCGCTTGACATGACACCGTTTATTTTCATTGAGAACGACCGCTTCGTTGGCGAGGCGACGGCAATTAAGAAGTACATACGTGAGGGGCCAGCGGAACCCGACTTCGATGCCGTTGATGTCCTGCCGATCGTTAAGCAAAAAGCGGTGCAGTACATCAAGCAGCAAACGAAGGAGCGACCGTACTTTGCCTACATCGCACTGAACTCACCACACACTCCGATCTTGCCATCACCCGAGTGGCAGGGAAAAAGTTCCGTGGGTCGCTACGGTGATTTTGTCATGCAGACCGATGCAGTCGTCGGCGCGATTGTCGATGCGATTGACCAATCGGACAGTGCGGAAAACACGATCGTCATTTTCACAACTGACAACGGGTGCTCGGCGATGGCGAAGATCGAGCAACTCAAAGAGAAAGGCCACTATGTCAGCGGACCGCTGCGAGGCTCCAAGGGAGATCTCTGGGAAGGTGGCCATCGCGTGCCGTTTGTTCTGCGTTGGCCCGCCAAAGTTGAACCAGGGACTCGTTCCGACCAAACGATCGGGCAGTGGGACTTGATGGCAACCTGTGCGGATCTCCTTGGAACCGAGCTGCCGTCAGGAGCCGCAGAAGACAGCGTCAGCTTTTTGCCGGCCTTGCAGGGACAGCCGATCCAATCCACTCGCCAGGGGATCATCCACCATGCCATCGACGGTCATTTTGCTTACCGCGCCGGCAACTGGAAACTCATGCTGGCTCGCGGGTCTGGTGGACTAACTGCACCACGCGAAAAAGCGGTTGCAGCGGACGCCCTGGAAGCACAGTTGTACAATCTGGCGACCGATATCGGTGAAGCGGACAATCTCTACTTGAACGAGCCTGACATCGCAAGCCGATTGCTTAGCCTGCTTGAATCGGACATCCGAAGAGGTCGAAGCACCCAAGGTGCGGACTCGCAGAACGACATTGAGCCCATTCGGATTTGGAAAAACCAAAAGTAG
- a CDS encoding DUF1559 domain-containing protein — protein sequence MPSFPRFSHKPRGFTLVELLVVIAIIGVLVGLLLPAVQAAREAARRMSCSNNFKQLGLAMHNYHSAYNQLPTTGDGTSKVTSASSIVPLRNSTNTYLNWLVGMTPFFEQQALWEQISNPLDSDGDGSTTNDVWEPMGPNPEMTLAHHANFRYEPWMTNIPGLRCPSDPGNGLPSQGRTNYAYCYGDSPHQSHEGARNANGTDRASEAVRAAQRGMFVIRKATKFRDVLDGLSNTIAGGEIMSDLGDNDKRTAIGYEATNIDGRRLTDRAPSNLCAIIDPERPQFWGDGAKVISSAERRRGYKWAWAAPASSGMTTIWPPNERICVGSNNVRSAAIAPPSSRHQGGVHVLMGDGAVKFITDSIEAGNQQSTRVALQSSVGTAQPPGSQSPYGLWGALGTRAAKEVIGQEF from the coding sequence ATGCCTTCTTTTCCACGTTTCTCCCACAAGCCGCGTGGGTTCACACTCGTCGAACTGCTTGTTGTGATCGCAATCATTGGCGTGCTTGTTGGGTTGTTGCTGCCCGCCGTCCAGGCCGCTCGCGAAGCCGCCCGCCGCATGAGCTGCAGCAATAACTTCAAGCAACTTGGATTGGCGATGCACAACTACCATTCCGCGTACAATCAATTGCCCACCACGGGAGACGGCACTTCCAAAGTGACGAGTGCAAGTTCCATCGTGCCGCTCAGAAATAGCACTAACACTTATTTGAATTGGCTGGTGGGCATGACACCGTTCTTCGAGCAGCAAGCTTTGTGGGAGCAGATTTCCAACCCGCTAGACTCGGATGGCGACGGCAGTACCACGAATGACGTCTGGGAGCCTATGGGGCCGAATCCAGAGATGACGTTGGCTCATCACGCGAATTTCCGCTACGAGCCCTGGATGACCAACATACCGGGACTGCGTTGCCCAAGTGATCCTGGCAACGGTCTCCCTTCTCAAGGAAGAACCAATTACGCCTACTGTTACGGTGACAGTCCGCATCAATCGCACGAAGGGGCAAGGAATGCAAACGGCACCGATCGCGCGTCGGAGGCTGTGCGGGCCGCCCAGCGTGGGATGTTCGTCATTCGAAAAGCGACTAAGTTCCGAGACGTGTTAGATGGGCTGTCAAACACGATCGCGGGCGGCGAGATCATGTCCGACTTAGGTGACAACGACAAACGGACCGCGATTGGTTACGAAGCCACCAATATCGACGGTAGGCGGCTAACGGACCGGGCGCCGAGCAACCTATGCGCAATTATTGATCCTGAACGCCCGCAGTTCTGGGGCGACGGTGCGAAAGTCATTTCAAGTGCTGAACGCCGTCGTGGGTATAAATGGGCCTGGGCGGCTCCCGCATCCTCCGGGATGACAACGATCTGGCCTCCAAACGAACGAATTTGCGTTGGAAGTAATAACGTTAGATCCGCAGCAATCGCTCCGCCAAGCAGTCGTCACCAAGGTGGTGTTCATGTGCTGATGGGCGATGGAGCGGTTAAGTTCATCACTGACTCGATTGAGGCTGGCAACCAGCAATCAACCAGAGTTGCTCTCCAGTCATCGGTGGGTACCGCCCAACCACCGGGCTCACAAAGTCCGTACGGGCTGTGGGGTGCCCTTGGGACACGAGCTGCAAAAGAAGTGATTGGCCAGGAGTTCTGA
- a CDS encoding PQQ-binding-like beta-propeller repeat protein, translating to MTRLSFIALFAIGLLASLVASAPNVLAQWPDRHGPSHDGVVADADAEGLPIHWTDTENVAWKAPLHDEGHSSPVIADGKIWLTTATTDGKKQFVIAIDEQTGEILHDRLLFENAEVEKLGGAVGFNNYAAPSCVLGPSVVYVHFGSYGTAKLDAKTAEVIWQRRDLPCRHFRGPGSSPVLYGNKLVLTFDGVDQQYTTALDAETGQTLWRTDRTTDYEDLGDDGKPLRDGDMRKAYCTPAIVPVGDQLQILSVGARAMQSYDLETGDELWTLRHKSYNAGIRPLWIPEEKLAIINTGSRGAQLLAVRLDASTKGDVTDSHVEWVRERGNPRFAKPIQHDGLIFQVTDNGVVSCIELETGDELWKKRISGDYLASPILAGDRLYFFNQSGLGTVVKAQRDPEVIAVNDVPGMATTACPAVSSGAIFVRGKEHLYKIQSP from the coding sequence ATGACTCGATTGTCTTTCATCGCCCTATTTGCCATCGGCCTACTCGCGTCGCTCGTTGCGTCTGCACCGAATGTCTTGGCACAGTGGCCAGATCGCCATGGACCGAGCCATGATGGTGTCGTTGCCGACGCCGATGCCGAAGGTCTCCCCATCCACTGGACTGATACCGAAAACGTCGCCTGGAAAGCTCCGCTGCACGACGAAGGTCACTCGTCACCGGTGATCGCGGATGGGAAGATTTGGTTGACGACGGCCACTACCGATGGCAAGAAGCAATTCGTTATCGCGATCGACGAACAGACCGGCGAAATCCTGCACGACCGATTGCTGTTTGAGAACGCCGAAGTTGAAAAACTCGGTGGGGCTGTCGGGTTTAACAATTATGCGGCACCCAGTTGTGTGCTGGGGCCAAGTGTCGTTTACGTCCACTTCGGTAGCTATGGGACCGCGAAACTCGACGCAAAGACTGCCGAGGTAATTTGGCAGCGGCGTGATTTGCCGTGTCGGCATTTCCGGGGACCTGGCTCCTCTCCGGTTTTGTATGGAAACAAACTGGTGCTGACGTTCGACGGCGTTGACCAGCAGTACACAACCGCACTGGATGCTGAAACGGGGCAAACTCTATGGCGGACCGACCGGACCACCGACTACGAAGATCTCGGTGACGACGGAAAGCCGCTACGCGACGGCGACATGCGAAAAGCGTACTGCACGCCTGCCATCGTCCCGGTTGGCGATCAACTGCAGATCCTTTCAGTTGGTGCTCGGGCGATGCAAAGCTACGACCTGGAGACTGGCGATGAGCTATGGACGCTGCGCCACAAAAGCTACAACGCGGGCATCCGGCCATTGTGGATCCCGGAAGAGAAGCTCGCGATCATCAACACCGGTTCGCGTGGCGCGCAGCTGCTCGCGGTCCGACTCGATGCATCCACCAAAGGAGACGTCACCGACTCGCACGTTGAGTGGGTACGGGAACGCGGCAATCCGCGTTTTGCCAAACCGATTCAACACGATGGATTGATCTTCCAGGTCACCGACAACGGGGTCGTGTCATGCATTGAGCTGGAAACAGGCGACGAACTCTGGAAGAAACGAATTTCGGGCGACTACCTAGCCTCCCCGATTCTCGCTGGCGATCGCTTGTACTTCTTCAACCAAAGCGGTCTTGGCACAGTCGTGAAAGCGCAACGTGACCCCGAGGTCATCGCGGTCAATGACGTGCCCGGCATGGCCACGACAGCGTGCCCGGCGGTGTCCAGCGGTGCGATCTTTGTCCGCGGAAAAGAGCACCTGTATAAGATCCAATCGCCATGA